A single Nostoc sp. PCC 7107 DNA region contains:
- a CDS encoding EAL domain-containing protein gives MIKILVIEDEESVRENLLDLLEAEDFETIAAANGRTGVDLAFAESPDLILCDMMMPEVDGYGVLTALRQDPLTATIPFIFLTAKSAKSDFRQGMDMGADDYLTKPFTRAELLSAIMNRLERQATLKKYLSSPITVAKTVSPKIQLLEMNLQRVVQQKQFQEFEIYYQPIVDIASGQIIAAESLLRWQSPELGLVTPSEFIPIAESTGLIVLIDQWVLQNVCQQIKIWHDVGIAYLTMTVNLSVMEFHQPDLPNKINDFLKINKLEPQFLEIELTESIIMQDINSAIATMNKLKSLGLKIAIDDFGTGYSSLIYLKNLPINTLKIDRYFIHNVAVDHQKSAITKALIEMAHNLNMRVVAEGVETEEELNFLREYRCDSMQGFLFSRPLPAAEFENFLWSNRHLYI, from the coding sequence ATGATTAAAATTCTAGTAATTGAAGACGAAGAATCTGTGCGGGAAAACCTTTTAGATTTGTTAGAAGCAGAGGATTTTGAGACCATTGCTGCTGCTAACGGTAGAACAGGTGTAGATTTAGCATTTGCCGAATCTCCAGACTTAATTTTATGCGACATGATGATGCCAGAAGTTGATGGTTATGGAGTTTTAACAGCATTACGACAAGACCCATTAACAGCCACAATTCCCTTTATTTTTCTGACAGCTAAATCAGCTAAATCAGACTTTCGCCAAGGCATGGATATGGGTGCAGATGACTATCTAACTAAGCCATTTACACGGGCGGAATTATTAAGTGCAATTATGAATCGCTTAGAAAGGCAGGCTACTTTAAAAAAATATTTATCTAGTCCAATAACAGTAGCTAAAACTGTATCACCCAAAATTCAGTTATTAGAAATGAATTTGCAACGGGTAGTTCAGCAAAAACAATTTCAAGAATTTGAAATTTATTATCAACCAATAGTTGATATTGCTTCTGGTCAAATCATTGCAGCTGAAAGTTTATTACGTTGGCAAAGTCCAGAATTAGGTTTAGTTACTCCCTCAGAATTTATCCCCATTGCTGAATCTACAGGTTTAATTGTGCTTATTGATCAATGGGTATTACAAAATGTTTGCCAACAAATTAAAATTTGGCATGATGTGGGAATTGCTTATTTAACAATGACTGTAAATTTATCAGTGATGGAATTTCATCAGCCAGATTTACCCAACAAAATTAATGATTTTTTAAAAATAAATAAACTCGAACCACAATTTTTAGAAATAGAACTAACTGAAAGCATAATTATGCAAGATATCAATAGTGCGATCGCCACTATGAATAAATTAAAATCTTTAGGTTTAAAAATCGCTATTGATGATTTTGGTACAGGTTATTCTTCGCTCATTTATCTCAAAAATTTACCAATTAATACTTTAAAAATTGACCGTTATTTTATTCATAACGTAGCTGTTGATCATCAGAAATCTGCTATTACTAAAGCTCTAATTGAAATGGCTCATAACCTAAATATGCGAGTAGTAGCTGAAGGCGTAGAAACAGAAGAAGAATTGAACTTTTTACGGGAATATCGCTGTGATTCTATGCAAGGTTTTTTATTTAGTCGTCCATTACCAGCAGCAGAATTTGAGAACTTTTTGTGGAGTAATAGACATTTATATATATAA
- a CDS encoding response regulator, producing MNKILVIEDDLNVRQNLIDLLYAENFNVITAENGYFGLQLAQTEIPDLIICDVMMPELDGYEVLKELRQNPKTAIIPFIFLTAKSEKTDFRKGMDLGADDYIVKPFSRSELLAAITCRLEKQTVIYQQTQEKLEKLRTSITLSLPHELRTPLNGILGFSQILMEESALLDAESIKEMAEFIHQSSQRLFHLIQKFLLYAELEIIATDPQRVQEIQNQSTEFPTPDLTNLMMKKAKNADREDDIQLDLSPCNIKIAAKKITKIAEELLDNALKFSPSGTPIKITARATNNTFSLSFSDRGRGMSREQIAELGAYRQFERKLHEQQGSGLGLIIAKKLVELHGGTLKIESRPQDKTVVTVTLPCSTQETSPDNYSVLAECPATANSTP from the coding sequence ATGAATAAAATCTTAGTGATTGAAGATGATCTAAATGTGCGCCAAAACCTCATAGATTTACTATATGCCGAAAATTTTAATGTCATCACTGCCGAGAATGGTTACTTTGGTTTGCAGTTAGCGCAAACAGAAATTCCTGACTTGATAATTTGTGATGTGATGATGCCAGAATTAGATGGTTATGAAGTCCTCAAAGAATTACGCCAAAACCCTAAAACGGCAATTATTCCCTTCATTTTTTTAACCGCTAAATCTGAAAAAACTGACTTTCGTAAAGGTATGGATTTAGGTGCTGATGACTATATTGTCAAACCTTTTTCTCGGTCAGAATTATTAGCTGCAATTACCTGTCGGTTAGAAAAACAAACTGTAATTTATCAACAAACTCAAGAAAAACTAGAGAAATTGCGTACTAGCATTACTCTGTCATTGCCTCACGAATTACGCACACCGCTAAATGGCATTTTAGGTTTCTCGCAAATTCTTATGGAAGAAAGTGCATTGCTAGATGCAGAATCCATCAAAGAAATGGCAGAATTCATCCATCAATCAAGTCAGCGTTTATTTCATTTAATTCAAAAGTTTTTACTATATGCAGAACTAGAAATTATTGCCACAGATCCGCAGCGTGTCCAAGAAATTCAAAATCAATCAACGGAATTTCCCACACCAGATCTAACTAATTTGATGATGAAAAAAGCTAAAAATGCTGACAGAGAAGATGATATCCAGCTAGACTTATCACCATGCAATATCAAGATTGCTGCTAAAAAAATTACGAAAATAGCTGAAGAATTACTAGATAATGCTTTGAAATTCTCTCCCAGCGGTACACCGATTAAAATTACAGCTAGGGCTACCAATAATACTTTTAGTTTATCTTTTAGCGATCGCGGTCGAGGTATGAGCCGAGAGCAAATTGCCGAATTAGGTGCTTATCGGCAATTTGAACGCAAACTCCATGAACAACAAGGCTCAGGCTTAGGCTTAATTATCGCTAAAAAATTAGTAGAATTACACGGCGGTACCCTCAAAATTGAAAGTAGGCCCCAAGACAAAACTGTTGTGACTGTGACACTTCCCTGTAGCACTCAAGAAACATCACCAGATAATTACTCAGTACTGGCTGAATGCCCCGCTACCGCTAACAGCACTCCATAA